Genomic window (Salvelinus namaycush isolate Seneca chromosome 27, SaNama_1.0, whole genome shotgun sequence):
tgtcaggctgtatcacagcctggtacgacaactgcaccgccctcaaccgcaaggctctccagagtgtggtgtggtctgcacaatgcatcactgggggcaaactacctgccctccatgacacctatagcacccaatgtcacaggaaggccgaaaagatcatcaaggacaacaaccacccgagccactgcctgttcacaccactaccatccagaaggcgaggtcagtacaggtgcatcaaagctgggaccgagagattgagaaacagcttcaaactcaaggccatcagactgctatacaggaatcactaactcagagaggctgctgcctacattgagacccaatcactggccactttaataaatggatcactagtgaCTTTagataatgccactttaataatgtttatatatcttacattactcatatctcatgtatatactctattttatacCATccactgcaccttgcctatgccgctcggccatcgctcatccatatatttatatgtacatattcccattcacccctttagatttgtgtgtattaggtagttgttgggaaattgattacttgttagatattactgcactgtcggaactagaagaacaagcattttgctacactcacattaacatctgctataaccatgtgtttgtgaccaataaaattttatttgataggagcattcagagcgcacactggacgctcttgCCAAGGAGCAGGGTTGATCCGAGAGTTCTGACTTCACAACGGTAGTCAAGCACCCacgctaactggctaatgttggctagcttgctagctaattccagacacaaatgagaaaacacttcactctgaccattttacttaccctaacagagctggttaggctgttttcatgttctCCAGAGCGTTGGGGACTgtgactgtgctgctggcaacaattttattatgcttttttgccgacatttactgacaccggccatattcaacgggtgttgagcgttcataaattcatcagttattctgcgctctggcacgcTCAGACGAGAGTGCTATGAAATCGGAGTaaatagccagagtgaatttacgaatgcacccTAAAGGGCTGCCTAAATAGGTCACAATTATCATTCATCCAAGGAAATGAGTGACACAAACTAATTTCTATAACCCCCCGGGGCAAGAAATGCACTTTAGAAAATGAGTTTTAGAACCTGCAAACTTTTATTTGAAGTGAATTCATTAGAATGGATTTTTGGTTTTGTAATTTTCATTACCCCATCTTGGGCTTTCAGAATGTTTATGGGAAATGTGGATTTGTGAAAGTGGTTAGTGAAGCAGGACTATGCTTCCATGTTTCAGTAGTTCAGTCAAACACCAGCAGCACTAAGAAGGAAAGAATCAATTCCACAATGTTAGAACAGCCATGACTGAAAGAGCAGTGCAGCAGCTCTCTGTTATCTCTGCAGATAAACGTTTAGTCCTTCAAATATGGATATTGGCTTCTTCCCCAAACCATCAGAGCACTGTTACAGACACTTTCACAGGTTAAGTTGGAAGCCCAAATCACTCTAGTATGGCAGGATATGTAGAGTAGACATGTTGCTATGATACAATATCTTACTACATAGACTACACAGGACTCCTTTTTGAAAAGGATGGTATAGTCTCTCCAGCGGTCACAACTGGTGAGCACTACCTGAGTGATGCTACTTATAGCTTGCCATCAGTGCAAAGTCACAGAGGACTTAACTTGTGTTTCATATCTGTCAGTAGTCCTGTATGTAGGACCAAGCATTGTAGTACCCTCAGATTGATGATCTGTCTAACTAGCAAGACGGAACAAacggatctgggaccaggctactgtcTCAGCATTCATTATTATGTTGACTACTAGTCAAAGGTCCTATATGTATGAATACATGGTCCATTAtaaagatgtaggatcttaatttgaccaatATTGTTgtagcaaaataatcctgcagcaaaagcATTTTAACATTTAGTCCATactgttgcttgatcggtggttaggctattagctggacaaaagtaggctacatgaaaagtgcaactCTGTTAATATAACTGTGTGTTAGTGCAAGTTTTCAgttaatttatgtaaatcactGCGTTAATCTGCATGTCCTGCAGTGCAGGAAAATTGTCAGCAGTAAGAGTGATCAAATGTAAGATGTTACACCTGTAAGTGACGACAACGTCTGGTCTTTAGGTCTCCTGGGTGTTATGTTACGGTCCATAACCTCCTCCTCTCAGGGGTGGTGTTCTGTGCATTTATCGACCTGTCATTTTCTGagcccccagagagagagagagagagggaggggccaATGACATTTGTGTACACTACACAGAAGACTTTTATCCACCTGCTTGTATGTTGCAAATCTATTGACATACACAGGGttgggagtaactgattacatgtagttacatgtaatctgattacaaaaaaacAAATTGTTATCAGTTAAGTTACCCGGAAAAATATTGTAAGCAGATtgcagatacttttgaaaaactagagtattacttcttggattacttttaaaatcagaaaggatgtttgcaaaaaaatacatgatgacacctttctgttttgtcAATGatattcaattcagcattgaaaaaagacGTAAATGTAAGTTTGTTCCACATGAgcgagaccactatgatgacaggTAACGAGTAAATGTATCGaattagaaagtaacctacccaactctGGACAAACACACTCAATTATCTGCACTTGACCCTGAATCCATTCCCATTTTTGTGCCCCTTTTGCCCATTGTAAAATAAAACAAAGAGCATGTGGTAAGTACATTAGAACACATAAGGCAGACATTTTATCTGGAGCTTATTTTCCCCTTGGTTGTCACATCAGTCCGTGTGAAAGGAGCGTTACTGAGCCAAACCACCCAGGCACTGGAGCGCACTGACACGTTTCACTGTGTTTAATCAGCAGGTGATGGATACTCCTGgctcaaccttgtttttttctggACTTTCTAAATCTGCAGTTGTCTTTCATGCATACACATTACAGCATTAATAAATATATTCTGTCGTGCTGTCAccttgtctgtctttctctctgtttctctttctctccctctgtttctctctctctccctttctctcaatCCATGcacctctgtttgtctgtctgtctgtcctgtcacagCAGTAAATTGTGTCCAGGTCAAATCATTCTCTGTTTGTAGTCTTGTCCCTAGCTCGTTAGGTTGTCATCTTTGCCATTAGTGTAGCAGCTTTCAACGCTCTACTTCAGCTGCAGGAGAAGGGACTGACATTTTgtttacattgtagaacaatagtgaagtatggaataacatatggaatcatgtagtgaccaaaaaagtgttaaacaaattaaaatatacgttatatttgagattcttcaaagtagccaccttttgccttgatgacagatttgcatgCTCTTggtgttctctcaaccagcttcatgaggtagtcccctggaatgcatttaaattaacaggtgtgccttgttaaaagttaattttgggaatttatttccttcttaatgcgttttagccaatcacttgtgttgtgacaaggtaggggtgctaTACAGAAggcagccctatttggtaaaagatcaagtccatattatggcaagaacagctcaaataagcaaagaaaaacgacagtccatcattacttgaagacatgaaggtcaggtAATCCGGAAAATTTAAAGAATTTAAAAATTTTCTTcaggtgcagtcgcaaaaaccatcaagcgctatgatgaaactgtctctcatgaggaccgtcacaggaaaggaagacccagagttacctctgctgcggaggataaattaattagttaccagcctcagaaattgcagcccaaataaatgcttcagagttcaagtagcagacacatttcaacattaactgttcagagactgcgtgaatcaggcattcatggtcgaattgctgcaaagaaacccctacaAAAGGACCCCAATAAggagagacttgctttggcctagaaacatgagcaatggacattagactggcagcttcattaaatattacccgcaaaacaccagtctcaacatcaacagtgaagaggcgactccaggatgctggccttttaggcagagttgcaaagaaaaagcaatatctcagactggccaataaaaagaaaagattaagatgggcaaaagaacacagacactggacagaggaaggccagcatcccagagtcgcctcttcactgttgatgttgagactggtgttttgcgggtactatttaatgaagctgccagttaaggactatatacacacatacacaaacacacactaccagtcaaaagccaccctttgccttgatgacagctttgcacactcttggcattccctcaaccagcttcatctggaatgcttttccaacagtcttgccagttgaggacttgtgaggcatctgtttctcaaactagacacttgaATGTACTTCTTCTCAGTTGTGCACCtatgcctcccactcctctttctattctggttagagctaatttgcgctgttctgtgaagggagtagtaaacagcgttgtatgagattttcagtttcttggcaatttctcgcatggaatagccttcatttctcagaacaagaatagacaaaagaaaggtctttgtttctggccattttgtgcctgtaatcgaacccacaaatgttgatgctccagatactcaactagtctaaacaAAGCCAGTTGTAttacttctttaatcagcacaacagttttcagctgtgctaacataattgcaaaggggttttctaatgatcaattagccttttaaaacgataaacttggattagctaacacaacgtgccattggaacacaggagtgatggttgctgacaatgggcctctgtacgcctaagtagatattccattaaaaatcatccgtttccagctgcaatagtcattttcaacatcaacaatgtctacactgtatttctgatcaatttgacgttattttaatgggcaaaaaattgcttttctttcaaaaacaaggagatttcaaaatgaccccaaacttttgaacggtagtgtatgtatgtatgtatatgtgtgtgtatgtgtatatatatatatatatatatatacagttgaagtcggaagtttacatacatttaggttggagtcattaaaactagtttttcaaccaccacaaatttcttgttaacaaactatcgttttggcaagtcagttaggacatcttcttagtgcatgacacaagtaatgtttccaacaattgtttacagattatttaaattataattcactgtatcacaattccagtgggtaagaagtttacatacactaagttgactgtgcctttcaacagcttggaaaattccagaaaattatgtcaagggtttagaagcttctgataggctaattgacataatgtgaatcaattggaggtgtacctgtggatgtatttcaaggcctaccttcacacttaatgcctctttgcttgacatcatgggaaaatcaaaagaaatcagccaagacctcagaaaataaattgtagacctccacaagtctggttcatccttggaaacaatttccaaatgcctgaaggtaccatgttcatctgtacaaacaatagtacgcaagtatagacaccattggaccacgcagccgtcataccgctcaggaaggagaggcgttctgtctcctagagatgacagtactttggtgcgaaaagtgcaaatcaatcccagaacaacagcaaaggtccttgtgaagatgctggaggaaacaggtacaaaagtatctatatccacagtaaaacgagtactatatcgacataacctgaaaggccgctcagcaaggaagaagccactgctccaaaaccgccataaaaaagccagactacgggttgcaactgcacatcgtactttttgtagaaatgtcctctggtctgatgaaacaaaaatagaactgtttggccataatgaccatcgttatgtttggaagaaaaagggggaggcttgcaagccgaagatcaacatcccaaccgtgaagcacggggatggcagcattgtgttgtgggggtgctttgctgcaggagggactggtgcacttcacaaaatagatggcatcatgaggggggaaaattatgtggatatattgaagcaacatctcaagacatcagtcaggaagttaaagcttggtcgcaaatgggtcttccaaatagacaatgaccccaagcatacttccaaagttgtggcaaaatggcttaagggcaacaaagtcaaggtattggagtggccatcacaaagccctgacctcaatccaatagaacatttgtgggcagaactgaaaaagcgtgtgcgaggcctacaaacctgactcagttacaccagctttgtcaggaggaatgggccaaattcacccaacttattgtggaaagctacccgaaacgtttgacccaagttaaacaatttaaaggcaatgctaccaaatactaattgagtgtatgtaaacttctgacccactgggaatatgataaaagaaatataagctgaaataagtcattctctctactattattctgacatttcacattcttaaaataaagtggtgatcctaactgacctaagacagtgaattcttactaggattaaatgtcaggaattatgaaactgagtttaaatgtatttggctaaggtgtatgtaaacttctgacttcaactgtacagtatatatgagTTTCTCAAAAGATTTTGGAAGAGTTTGTAATGTTTTCCTCTTATTCACCAACAGTCACAATGTGTCCTGTTTTGAGGTTCAGAACATTCTCGTGAACGAAACTGATTAAAGTTTTAGTGTGATGCTGCATCATGAGGAGGAGTTTTGTGGCTGATGGTAGTTCACTGTGATCTAATTTGGCTTTGTATGAATCATTTAACCCTCGCTCCACAGAGCTGCATTCTGTCAGTCTTAAGACTGGAAGGTGCCATTGGAAAGTGCCACATTTTAGGGGTTTGTTTCATCAGCTGAAGCTGTGGTTGTACTGATGTAAAAATCTATGTTGGAATAAGAAGATTAAAACAAGACATTATTGCTGCAGAATTAATTGCCCTTTTTCTGTTGTCTTTAACAAAGTCAATGGCCGTGAAAGATTAATCATCGGAAGTTTTACCAAGTATATCCAAACAGTTTGTTCTTTTCTTTGTCGACATTCCACAGCTAATTGCtctgtatttattttcatttAGTGAACCTTGATAAACAATCCTTTAAAGAGAAGCATCTCATTTAGGGCCTCAGCGATGCATTAAATACCACAACAACTTAACAAATTCCTCTTTCTGCATCGGGGTTCCTGCTGATGCAAAACTTGTTGGTGTGACGAGAAAGAGGGGGAAAAAGGAGCCTGAAGAGTGACTTGTATCTGGTTCATCCTGAGATTCTGAAGTAATTCGTCCCAATAAACATGTGGAAGTCATTTCTAACAGTGTCTAAACTTTCTTTCATCTGCTTTGTTTCCATAGAGCCCAGCCAAGCTCCTGGATGGGTGAGGTCCCTGCCAACCCATTCGGCCAGTGAAACCCACCCCTCGCCTCCCAACCAGGACCCTCTAGGTCCTCCAGAGGAGAATCAGGGATGTACCAGGAGGTGGCCTTCCTAGCGGGCAGCACGGAGAAAGAGTTCACGCCCTTCCACTTCCCCATTGAGAACCAGCAGGAGGTGGTAACTAAGAAGGGTGTGTTCTTCAAGCGGCAACGGCTGCTGCGGAGGCCCAATGAGGGGCAGGAGGAGAACGACCTATCAGCCGTCATCAACGTGGGCGGGATCAGGTACAATACCAACAGACTCAAGAGTTGCTATGTTCATCTCGATAATCAATAGTCCATAATCAGAAGTCTTTGGGTGCAAGATTTAAAAGGCATATAATCCAGGCATTGGTTTTGCTGCTGCTAAAGAGCATTATAACTTGAAGAGTATTTCAGTGACTATTGTGCAAAGTCGTTGTGCAGTGGTAACATTGTGTGTTTTCTGCTCACCAGGTACCGTATCCCCTGGTCCGTTCTGGAGGAGTTCCCTCTGACGCGGCTGGGCCGGCTGAGGGGCTGCAGCTCATTGGACGAGATCATGGAGGTGTGTGACGACTACGACGACGGGTGCCAGGAGTACTTCTTTGACCGCAGCCCATCTGCGTTCCGCACCATTGTGACGTTCCTAGCGGCAGGGCGGCTGCGGCTGCTGAGGGAGATGTGTGCCCTGTCCTTCCAGGAGGAGCTGGTCTACTGGGGCGTGGAGGACACCAGGCTGGAGTGGTGCTGCCTCAGGAAGCTACGCATCAGACAGGAGGAGCTCAAGGAACAGCTGAGGATGGAGGAGGCAGAGCTCACCACAACCCTGACCCCTCAGAGCTGTGAGGATGGGCAGGGGCACGccggagagggagggggggaggaggaggagagccgcATGGCGGGGTGTATGCGCAGGCTGCACGACATGGTAGAGAACCCTCAATCTGGACTACCTGGAAAGATCTTTGCCTTCTTGTCGGTGGTGTTTGTGGCCATCACCGCAGTAACGCTCTGCATCAGCACCATGCCCGAcctcagggaggaggaggagagggtaagTTCACTTCCTGTTTACTCCCTACTCACAGGGTTTTACTTCTGGGTCACACTCGGGTGGGTTATACATAGGGCCAGGAGTTTGACCTAACCGAGTTACAGACCTGGAAACTCTGGGCACATCCATATCTACATTCTGCTCTTAGTTGGATGATGTTTGAGGGACAACCTCCACATAGTGAGTCTTCCCTCTAATAGTAACTAATCTTCACAGAGGTAATGTGATGGCTCAGGGATGTTGTCAGGGACAACTGCCACGCTACAACTCCAATCATATTAATACCAGATTATTCCATTTGCCagatctgctgctgctgctgttaagGCACTCTCGTCTTGCTCTTATTCAGGCAATAAAGGAATAATTAAcatataatatacagtgccttcagaaactattcatacctcttgacctattccatattttgttgttacagcctgaaatattagcaaatgtattgaaaatgaaatacagaaatctctcatttgcataagtattcacacccctgagtcaatacatgttagaatcacctttggcagtgattacagctgtgaaacTTTCTTGGTAAGCCTTTAAGAGGTTTGCacaactggattgtacaatatttgcacattcttttaacaattctttaagctctgtgaagttggttgttgatcattgctagactgcCATTTTCAAGTTTTGCTATAGATTTTCAACCCAATTTTAAgtcaactgtaactaggccactcgggaacattcaatgtcatcttggtaagcaacttcagactgaaccaggttttcctctaggattttgcctgtgcttagctccattccgtttatttttatcataAAAAAGTCATAGTCTTTGCGAATGACAAGCACGCCCATAacataatgtgttgtgttggatttgctccaaacataacgctttgtacatgaagttaatttcttagaccaatttttttgcagtattattttagtgccttattgcaaacaggatgcatgttttggaatgtttttattctgtacaggcctcctccttttcactctgtcatttagtttagtattgtggagtaactacaatgttgtcgaTCCAtcctcctgtcacagccattaactCGAACCGTTTTGAAGTCAACATTGGCGTCAAGGTTGATATCCCTGAGTGATTTCCTTTTTATTGACTGGGTATATTGAAGTGTTAGTAGTAACtgtaccatgc
Coding sequences:
- the LOC120022242 gene encoding potassium voltage-gated channel subfamily G member 2-like, whose amino-acid sequence is MYQEVAFLAGSTEKEFTPFHFPIENQQEVVTKKGVFFKRQRLLRRPNEGQEENDLSAVINVGGIRYRIPWSVLEEFPLTRLGRLRGCSSLDEIMEVCDDYDDGCQEYFFDRSPSAFRTIVTFLAAGRLRLLREMCALSFQEELVYWGVEDTRLEWCCLRKLRIRQEELKEQLRMEEAELTTTLTPQSCEDGQGHAGEGGGEEEESRMAGCMRRLHDMVENPQSGLPGKIFAFLSVVFVAITAVTLCISTMPDLREEEERGECSQRCYNIFVLETVCVAWFSLEFLLRFIQTPSKCVFLKTPLNIIDVVAILPYYITVIVDSLSEGGEKPSGGNNYLEKVGLVLRVLRALRIFYVMRLARHSLGLQTLGLTIRRCTREFGLLLLFLCVAMALFSPLVFLAESEMGAKYDFTSIPGTYWWAVISMTTVGYGDMVPRSIPGQVVALSSILSGILLMAFPVTSIFHTFSRSYLELKEEQNRTLRQKPDFQDSSKSQNSEDSAETDS